Proteins encoded in a region of the Schaalia hyovaginalis genome:
- the nagE gene encoding N-acetylglucosamine-specific PTS transporter subunit IIBC, whose protein sequence is MDAIMTSLQKLGKALMGAVAVMPVAALLMGIGYWIDPEGWGANSILAAVLIKAGAAILDYLGWIFAVAIAFGLAKDSNGASALGGFIGYGTVTALLSEKAVAGYRGVDLEALEGAEKLAWIADGWGKINNGNVLIGILVGVLAAWTYNRFHNTKLPDALAFFSGRRLVPIMMSFFSMILSGILYLVWPFLYSILFHFGQWIVGHGALGAGLYGFFNRLLIPTGLHHALNQIFWFDVAGINDIGDFLGGGKTIEAAAAATDAASCPGVWDAAAGSCEVIGYVGMYQAGFFPVMMFGLPAAALAMYLRADSKRKKTVASLMMAGALASFFTGVTEPLEFSFMFAAPILYILHALLTGIAVAVAAAMHWTAGFGFSAGFVDMFLSTQNPIAHKWYMLLLQGVVWAVIYFIVFYFLIPILKLKTPGRDDEDDTDVDTARVLAPSRAAQQILEGLGGAANIVSIDYCATRLRVAVADHLAVKESQIKKAGVPGVIRPSQKSVQVIIGPQVQFVYDEVAALLASSGAELKGEQSI, encoded by the coding sequence ATGGACGCGATCATGACGAGCCTTCAGAAGCTCGGGAAGGCCCTCATGGGTGCGGTGGCGGTCATGCCCGTCGCCGCCCTCCTCATGGGCATCGGCTACTGGATCGATCCCGAAGGTTGGGGTGCCAACTCCATTCTCGCGGCGGTCCTCATCAAGGCGGGCGCTGCCATTCTTGACTACCTCGGCTGGATCTTCGCTGTAGCGATCGCCTTCGGCCTCGCCAAGGACTCTAACGGCGCCTCCGCTCTCGGCGGCTTTATCGGCTACGGCACGGTGACAGCCCTTCTCAGTGAAAAGGCTGTAGCGGGTTATCGGGGTGTGGATCTCGAGGCGCTCGAGGGGGCCGAAAAGCTCGCCTGGATCGCCGACGGCTGGGGCAAGATCAACAACGGCAACGTCCTCATCGGCATCCTTGTCGGCGTTCTTGCCGCCTGGACCTACAACCGTTTCCACAATACGAAACTTCCGGATGCCCTCGCCTTCTTCTCAGGCCGCCGCCTCGTCCCGATCATGATGTCCTTCTTCTCCATGATTCTGTCGGGCATCCTCTACTTGGTGTGGCCGTTTCTCTACTCGATCCTCTTTCACTTCGGTCAGTGGATCGTCGGCCACGGTGCTCTCGGCGCGGGCCTCTACGGCTTCTTCAATCGCTTGCTCATTCCAACGGGTCTGCACCACGCCCTCAACCAGATCTTCTGGTTCGACGTCGCTGGTATCAACGACATCGGTGATTTCCTCGGCGGTGGTAAAACGATCGAGGCTGCCGCGGCGGCAACCGACGCGGCCTCCTGCCCGGGTGTATGGGATGCCGCCGCGGGGTCTTGCGAAGTCATCGGCTATGTGGGTATGTACCAGGCCGGATTCTTCCCCGTCATGATGTTCGGCTTGCCTGCTGCGGCCCTCGCGATGTATCTGCGCGCGGACTCGAAGCGCAAGAAGACCGTGGCTTCTCTCATGATGGCCGGGGCCCTCGCATCTTTCTTCACGGGCGTGACCGAACCCCTCGAATTCTCCTTCATGTTCGCTGCCCCGATCCTCTACATACTTCACGCGCTTCTCACGGGTATTGCGGTGGCAGTAGCAGCGGCGATGCATTGGACTGCCGGTTTTGGATTCTCCGCGGGCTTCGTCGACATGTTCCTCTCCACGCAGAACCCGATCGCGCACAAGTGGTACATGCTGCTCCTCCAGGGCGTTGTATGGGCCGTTATCTATTTCATCGTCTTCTACTTCCTCATTCCGATCCTCAAGCTCAAGACTCCCGGACGCGATGATGAGGATGATACGGATGTGGACACGGCGAGGGTTTTGGCTCCGTCCCGGGCGGCGCAGCAGATTCTCGAGGGCCTGGGCGGGGCGGCGAACATCGTGTCCATCGACTACTGCGCGACCCGTCTGCGCGTCGCTGTCGCGGATCATCTCGCGGTCAAAGAATCGCAGATCAAGAAAGCAGGAGTCCCCGGTGTGATCCGTCCGTCGCAAAAGTCGGTTCAGGTCATTATTGGGCCGCAGGTCCAATTCGTGTATGACGAGGTGGCCGCCCTGCTCGCTTCGAGTGGAGCTGAGCTCAAGGGCGAGCAGTCGATCTGA
- a CDS encoding PRD domain-containing protein yields the protein MTEESLSQPQCPYRVTHALNNNAVAAVDVDSDTPVILVGKGLGFGRRPGDEIPEEAVRERYIAVGEDRSHYLNLLKNIPAATLEAVSGGVELAEEQLGALHPSVYVILTDHLAFAIQRLAEGQMIENPLLPEIRARFPREFVAAEILLRYVNARLDIVLPIDEAAFITLHLRAAATGETVKRPLSQANALAGLTDTVIARLVRGTTVREDARAELVSHIVALSRRLKGGELRANAALLSIQRDAPDDYALAEEIVQILSEGFQTPAAQVAGEVAFTALFLHGWRQDVRRHS from the coding sequence GTGACCGAGGAGAGCTTGTCCCAGCCGCAGTGTCCCTACCGTGTGACGCATGCGCTGAACAACAACGCCGTCGCGGCGGTCGATGTTGATTCCGATACGCCGGTCATCCTCGTCGGAAAGGGACTGGGATTCGGTCGGCGTCCCGGTGATGAGATCCCAGAGGAGGCCGTCCGGGAACGCTATATCGCGGTAGGGGAGGATCGTTCCCACTACCTCAACCTCCTCAAGAACATTCCCGCAGCCACGCTCGAAGCGGTTTCCGGCGGGGTCGAGCTCGCGGAGGAACAGCTCGGCGCCCTCCACCCCTCCGTCTACGTCATCCTCACCGATCATCTCGCCTTCGCCATCCAACGGCTCGCTGAGGGACAGATGATCGAGAACCCGCTGCTGCCCGAAATCCGTGCCCGTTTCCCCCGCGAGTTCGTCGCTGCCGAAATTCTCCTGCGCTACGTCAATGCGAGGCTGGACATTGTGCTCCCTATCGACGAAGCCGCTTTCATCACCCTCCACCTGCGTGCCGCCGCGACTGGCGAAACGGTGAAGCGCCCCCTTTCACAGGCGAACGCCCTCGCTGGACTGACCGACACGGTGATCGCCCGGCTCGTCCGTGGCACGACCGTTCGCGAGGACGCCCGCGCTGAACTTGTCTCTCACATCGTCGCCCTCTCGCGCCGTCTCAAGGGCGGCGAGCTGCGGGCCAACGCGGCTCTTCTGTCGATCCAACGCGACGCGCCGGACGACTACGCCCTCGCTGAGGAGATCGTCCAGATCCTCTCCGAGGGTTTCCAGACTCCCGCGGCCCAAGTCGCGGGTGAAGTCGCCTTCACGGCGCTCTTCCTCCATGGCTGGCGTCAAGACGTCAGGCGTCATTCCTGA
- a CDS encoding PadR family transcriptional regulator, whose translation MRIDKDLVAASATPIVLGVLAQGEEYGYSILRRIKEASGGGLDWNEGMLYPLLHRLERQGLVESRWVSAEGARRRKYYTLTKLGRRELDERTEAIGLVAATLTGLLRAATRKEGHDEDS comes from the coding sequence ATGCGCATCGACAAGGATCTGGTCGCCGCCTCCGCCACGCCCATCGTCCTCGGCGTGCTCGCGCAGGGGGAGGAATACGGGTATTCGATCCTCAGGCGCATCAAGGAGGCCTCCGGCGGCGGACTCGACTGGAACGAGGGGATGCTCTACCCCCTGCTCCACCGTCTCGAGCGCCAGGGCCTCGTCGAGAGCCGCTGGGTGAGTGCCGAAGGCGCGCGTCGCAGGAAGTACTACACCCTCACGAAGCTCGGCCGCCGGGAGCTCGACGAGCGGACAGAGGCGATCGGCCTCGTCGCCGCGACCCTCACCGGACTGCTCCGTGCAGCTACGAGGAAAGAAGGACACGATGAAGACTCCTGA
- a CDS encoding lysine--tRNA ligase, whose amino-acid sequence MTNENTITATPEENDAPEQVRVRKDKRERLLDDGGEAYPVVLAITSSIAEVREKYAHLETGEETSDEVGIAGRVMLARNGGKLCFATLQDGAGNRIQVMLSAAEVGAESLAQYKADVDLGDHLFVHGRVISSRRGELSIMACPGVATAGLFTPGIAEGEAVPAWRIAAKSLRPLPKTYTAEDGTEMSLSEDMRVRRRYLDMIVRPAARDMVRMRANVVKSLRSYFDEAGFIEIETPMLQNLHGGAAARPFSTHMNAYDTELYLRIAPELFLKRAVVGGVDRVFEINRNFRNEGADSSHSPEFTMLEAYEAYGSYDTMARRTREFIQKAARDALGTEVVTLADGSVYDLSGSWKEISMFEATAEALGREFTVDTPLDELVKIAEELGEDVADHWGPGKVAEVIFEAAVGDKLWEPTFVRDYPEDSSPLTRGHRTKKGLVEKWDLYVRGFELATAYSELVDPVIQRERFEAQALAAANGDPEAMVLDEDFLMAMEYGMPPAGGMGMGLDRLLMALTGQGIRETITFPLVKKL is encoded by the coding sequence GTGACCAATGAGAACACGATTACCGCAACCCCCGAAGAGAACGACGCCCCCGAGCAGGTGCGGGTCCGCAAGGATAAGCGCGAGCGCCTCCTCGATGACGGGGGCGAGGCCTATCCGGTTGTCCTCGCGATCACTTCGAGCATCGCCGAGGTGCGTGAGAAGTACGCGCACCTCGAGACGGGTGAGGAGACGAGCGACGAGGTCGGGATCGCCGGTCGCGTCATGCTGGCGCGCAATGGCGGCAAGCTGTGCTTCGCGACGCTCCAGGACGGTGCGGGCAACCGCATCCAGGTGATGCTGTCCGCGGCGGAGGTCGGCGCCGAGTCGCTCGCCCAGTACAAGGCGGATGTCGACCTCGGCGATCATCTTTTCGTTCACGGCCGCGTGATCTCCTCGCGGCGCGGTGAGCTGTCGATCATGGCGTGCCCGGGCGTCGCGACCGCCGGTCTCTTCACCCCCGGTATTGCCGAGGGCGAGGCCGTGCCCGCCTGGCGGATCGCGGCGAAGTCGCTGCGGCCCCTGCCCAAGACCTACACGGCCGAGGACGGAACCGAGATGTCCCTGTCGGAGGACATGCGGGTGCGCCGTCGCTACCTCGACATGATCGTGAGGCCCGCGGCGCGCGACATGGTGCGGATGCGCGCGAATGTCGTGAAGTCGCTGCGCAGCTACTTCGATGAGGCGGGCTTCATCGAGATCGAGACGCCGATGCTGCAGAACCTTCACGGCGGTGCTGCTGCTAGGCCCTTCTCGACGCACATGAACGCCTACGACACCGAGCTCTACCTGCGGATCGCGCCCGAGCTCTTCCTCAAGCGCGCAGTCGTCGGCGGCGTCGACAGGGTCTTCGAGATCAACCGGAACTTCCGCAATGAGGGGGCGGACTCGTCGCACAGCCCCGAGTTCACGATGCTCGAGGCCTACGAGGCCTACGGCTCCTACGACACGATGGCCCGCCGGACGCGCGAGTTCATCCAGAAGGCCGCGCGTGACGCGCTGGGCACGGAGGTCGTCACCCTGGCCGATGGCTCCGTCTACGACCTGTCGGGGTCGTGGAAGGAGATCTCGATGTTCGAGGCGACCGCAGAGGCGCTCGGACGCGAGTTCACCGTGGACACGCCGCTCGACGAGCTCGTGAAGATCGCCGAGGAGCTCGGCGAGGACGTCGCCGATCACTGGGGGCCGGGCAAGGTCGCCGAGGTGATCTTCGAGGCCGCCGTCGGCGACAAGCTGTGGGAGCCAACCTTCGTGCGCGACTATCCGGAGGACTCGTCGCCGCTGACTCGCGGGCACCGCACGAAGAAGGGCCTGGTCGAGAAGTGGGATCTGTACGTCCGCGGTTTCGAGCTGGCGACGGCGTATTCCGAACTCGTCGATCCGGTGATCCAGCGCGAGCGCTTCGAGGCCCAGGCGCTGGCGGCTGCGAACGGCGACCCGGAGGCGATGGTCCTCGATGAGGACTTCCTCATGGCGATGGAGTACGGCATGCCCCCGGCCGGAGGCATGGGCATGGGGCTGGACCGTTTGCTCATGGCCCTGACCGGTCAGGGCATTCGAGAGACGATCACCTTCCCCCTCGTGAAGAAGCTCTGA